From the Oceanobacillus kimchii X50 genome, the window ATTAATTGTTTTTCTTTCGCCGCCACTGAACTGAACCATAAACGGTTTCTCACCTTTTGTTTGTAGAAAAGATTCTACTTTTCCATTAACATTCGGTTCATAAAAGATAAAATTCCCACCTGGAATAAGTAACGGATATCCTGTTGCGTCAAGCTCTCTATCAATAAAAGAATTGCCTACCTTTACACCGAGCAATTCACTCCATGATGCAGCAATTTCTGCTCCATTTTCTACTGCAAATCCAATACTCTCCAAAGCTATATCTCCTATTGGGTGATCTGCAATAGCATTGCTTTTCTCTAAATCTTGTTTTCTCCATTCATCTGATTCGTCCCATTCAATGAAAAATGGCAATTCAGGCGATATTCCATCACGCCCTACAAATAATAACTTCCATTTGATTATACTTCCGTCTGGCCGAGTGTGGGTCCATTCACCTCAAAGCCAAGAGAAGCAAAACGTTCTGTGTCAGCTTGTAAATCTTTTGAACGTAATGCTACTCGTACAGCTCCTTCTTCTTTTTCATCTAGAACACTTTTGATAAGCCCATGATTGACCTTAGCCGCTTCGTTTGCAAGTTGTTCGCTAAATACATCAATAAACTCAATATAACTAAGGCCAAAGTAACTTAACGCGTTATAAGTCCCTAAATTCTCATGTCTTCCTCCTTGAACTGCATGGATTCCGAGTTCCTTACAACGTTCCATCGCTATCTGTGGATCGTTTACTACATGTACAAAATGATCAAATAAAAAAGACATGGATGGCCTCCCTAAATGAATAATATTATTCTACTTTTACCATTTGTTGTATCCTTTGTAAAGTTGATTATACGCTACTTATTACAGGAAAATGCAGCAGTCGTTAATATTCGGTTTCATCCTGTTCACTTAATGATTCGCTCGTAAACACCACAGTTTTTGTGTTTTTTGGAGCAACCAATACTGGCCACCAAAACGGAGTTCCTCTCCATCCTTTTTCTTCCTCTCCATTTTAACGTAATAAAAGTAAAGCCGGAATATCTGTAGCTACTTGCTTCGCTATTCTTAATTCTCCTTTTTCGCCAGCAGGGGTATCTGGAGCATCTTCATAACGGTCAGAACCAGGACGAATCCTACTCATATTTCTGCCTCGCTTCACAATACACCAAACATGCCCTTGATAGTCGGAATCGGTATGCCGGGACAAATATTCCATACTTGCTAGAAAGGCTTTTACATCCCAAGATGGTCCTGTGTTGTCATCAAATGTTTTTGCAATGGTTCGTATAATTTTCTTTGCATTATCAAGCCGTATTAAAAAAGCAACGCCATCTTTTTTACCACTCTCCCCAATCGCTCGATCGATTTTTTCTACTATTTGGCTAATATATGTCTTATATCCAGTCTGAAAACCAACTGGCAGCATTCGTTTATACGGGCGTAATGTTGTTGTTTTTGACAGTAATAATTTATTAGGGCTGCACGGAATGATTTCATTACGTAGATCTTGTTGGATAAAGACGACCCCCTGATCTTGTCCACCTTGTTCAAAAGCCTTTCGTAATCCAGCATCAAATTCATGTATCTTCATCATGACATTATAAATTTCTTTCGTTGTATAAAATCTTGTAACAGCTAAATCTTCCTTAGGCCGAAAACCATACATACGGGAATGTTGCAGAACAGTATCTTGCTGAAAGCGACGAGGATTTCTGCCATAATAAAAGCCGATTAAATTCGCAATAGTAATCCCTCTATCTAAGATTTGGCCTCCAATAAATATATTTAGTGGAGCTCTAAGTTTCAATTGTCCTGAGTTATCTAGAAGCTGATTTATATCCGTTTCTGAATTGACTTTTGAAATCAAAAGATGATCTTTCTGAAGTGCCCATAAGGTTTCAAATTGCACTTCGGCAAATGAAGGAATTTCCGCTCCTAGACTCGTTAATGACTTTTTCATGTTTTCAAATGAAGTTTTTATGAAATTAAGGAGTAATTCTGGTTGTGTATTTGCCGCTTGTTGTAAATGCCGTTTTACTTCTAAGACTATCGTTTCTTGCCACTCATGAGATAACTTAGATTGCTCGGTATGGATAATGAAGCTATACTTATTCATTCGTGTTCCTTGCTGCTTTTGTTGAATCCGGCGCATGACGCCCCCAACAACAAAATGAATAATTGAATTTCTGAGTGAGGCAATCTTATTACTTTGTAACGCTTCTTCTAATTTAAATCTTCTTCGGTCTGGCTTTTTTAAAGCAATTAATTCACCTTCGTTAATCGGTTCATATATATTGGAAGAAATAGAATCGCCTATCTTACTATCCCCAAAGTAATACTCCCCACCAATATATTCATTTGGTACAGGCACCAGTTCTGTAAATACAGGTTTTACCGGTTCAAAGACCTTTGTAGACCCATCTACTTTTAGTGTTTCCGGCTGTAAATAAAGAGAATATGGTGTTGCGGTTACTTGTAAGAAACTAACATCTGTTAGATTCCTGCGAAGACTATCAATTTGTCCAGCGATTACATTGATTTCTGTAATCTCTCGCTTTGTTTTAGAAAAGCCGATACTTGCAAAGTCTGCCTCATCATCAATTATTAGTGTTTTTTTCGTTGCTAAAGTTGGATATCTTATCGATAAAACTTCTTCCAAACGCTTCAAATTATTAGTTTCCTTTTTCACTACGATCATTTGTTTTTGCTGTAATTCATATTCAATTAGATTTTCTGGCATCGACATAATATCATGAATTTGCAAGACATCCTCATCTTCGATACCAGCAAACTCTAGGTATAAACGTTGTAATGTTTGTCTAGCTAAAGCTCTGGTTCCTTTTGTCAAAACAATGATTACATCAAAGCCATTATCCATCGCAAGCCCTGATAAACCAATAAATGTTCGAGTCTTCCCACTTTGGATTTTCCCTAGCAACATCCCTGGTCTGTTCAGCGTAGTTCCATAACGTAATAGATTTTCTAACGTTTTTTCAATACAATGCATTGTTTCATTGGAATACGTATTTTTCTCTTTTAAATATGTATAAAACATTCCTGTTGTATGTGTCTTTACTTGTTGCATATTTTCCTCCGTTGTTTCTACCCTGTTTACTCACTCTCAAGCATATATAAGTTGGTTGATTTATTGTATAATTAATATAATTGATTCTATCATAGAAATAAATTATCCCACATGAAACGGAGAGTAAAATGACCATCAAATAAAATTTCACATTATCAAACTGGTATTCATTTAATTACTAAAGGAAGTAGATAAGTAATGCTTAAAAAAGTATTCCTATGGGTAGGAATTTTACAACTACTCATTATTATATTCACACTGTTTATGTATAAAAAATTAGAGCTTCTATCTTATATTAACGTTGCTTTTGTTATAGGCTCTATTTTTTTGCTTATTTCTTTAACTCTTTTTGTTATAAAAGGACGTTTTTTTGATGTTGTATTTTTTAGTTTCCAGAATATTTTTAGCCGTATGGAAGACAAGGATAGAAGCCCATTATCTAAGTTAGTTCCCCAAAACTATTCAGCACTATTTATAGCAAGCATCGTCACCATTATTATCATGCTAGCTGCTCTACTACTACAAACTAGCTAATATACCAAACAAGGCAGCCATTCAAAATGACTGCCTTGTTGTTTTATTTATTATATTCAGTTTTATAGTTTTTAAATTCTTCTTCTGAGCAATATACGAAATGGCCTGGTGAAACCTCACGCATCGCTACTTCGTCACTTTCCTTATACTGATGTATTCTCGGATCATATGATTCTCTAGTACGAGAACGCTCATACTCAGGATCCGGAAGTGGGATAGCTGAGAGTAAGGATTTCGTATAAGGATGCAGTGGATTACGATATAAATCTTCCGCTGGAGCCAACTCTACTAATTTCCCAAAATACATAACTCCAATTCGATCACTTATATATTTCACCATCGATAAATCATGCGCAATAAATAAGTAAGTCAGTTGCTTCTCATGTTGAAGTTTTTTGAGTAAGTTAACTACTTGTGCTTGAATAGATACGTCTAATGCAGAAATCGGCTCATCGGCAATGATAAATTCAGGCTCAACCGCTAATGCTCTGGCTATGCCAATTCGCTGTCTTTGTCCGCCAGAGAATTCATGCGGGAATCGAGTAGCATGTTCTCGATTCAAACCTACTGTTTCTAAGAGTTCATACACTTTCTCCATACGTTCTCCGGTAGTTTTAGCAAGCCCATGTATATCGATACCTTCTGCAATAATATCAGATACTTTCATTCTTGGATTAAGTGAAGCATATGGATCTTGGAAAATCATTTGCATCTTTCTATTAAATTGCTTTAAATCTTCTTTGGATTTTTTACCATGAACGTTCGTTCCTTTATATAATACTTCACCATCTGTTGCATTATATAGACGAATCATCGTTCTACCAGTAGTAGATTTACCACAACCTGACTCTCCTACTAAGCCTAGTGTCTCACCTTTATATATATCAAAAGAAATATCATCTACCGCTCGTACTTCTTTTGCCTTTCCTTCATTAAAATATTGCTTTAAATTCTTTACTTCAATTAACTTTTCCGCCACATCATTTCCCCCCGTCTGACGAACTAGTTTGGTTATTGTGAAACTTATCCCATCTTTCTTTCACAGCTAGTGGGGGCTCCACTTTAGGCGCGTTAGAATGCAACAACCAAGTCGCAGCAAAATGCGTATCTGATATTTTAAACATTGGCGGTTCTTCTTCTAAATCGATTTTCATAGCATATTTATTTCGAGGAGCAAATGCATCCCCTTTTGGTGGATGAAGTAAATCTGGTGGGGTTCCAGGTATAACAAATAACTCTTCATCTTTCGTATCTAGACTTGGCATAGAACTAATTAATCCCCATGTATATGGATGTTGTGGATTATAAAAAATCTCATCCACGGTACCCACTTCTACAATTTTTCCACCATACATAACAGCAACACGGTCAGCAACATTTGCTACTACACCTAAATCATGCGTAATAAAGATAATAGAAGTTTCGATTTGCTTTTGTAAATCTTTCATTAGATCCAAGATTTGTCCTTGAATAGTTACATCTAAAGCTGTAGTCGGTTCATCCGCAATTAAAATCTTCGGTGCACAAGCAAGTGCAATAGCGATAACGACACGTTGTCGCATCCCTCCTGAAAACTGATGAGGATATTGTTTAATACGGATATCCGGTTTAGGAATCCCTACTAAATCTAAAAGTTCGATTGCTTTCTCTCTCGCAGCCGATTTACTTAAGTTACGATGTTTTATTAACGGCTCCATAATCTGCTTACCAATTGTCATCGTTGGATTCAGAGATGTCATTGGATCTTGGAAAATCATCGAGATATCTTTCCCACGTATTTTCTGCATCTCTTTTTCCGATGCACTAATAAGATTTTGGTTATTAAAGTTAATTTCACCAGACTTTATTTCTGCATTACTGGTAAGTAATTTCATGATTGATTTCGTTGTCACTGATTTACCAGAACCAGATTCACCAACAATTGCGAGTGTCTCTCCTTCATTTAATTCAAAATTAACACCTCTAATTGCTTGTACTTCACCGGCAAATGTATGAAACGAAATATTCAAATCTTTCACTTCTAATATTTTTTTCAAGTTCCGTCACCTCAGTTATTAATCGCGCATTTTTGGATCAAATGCGTCACGTAGTCCGTCACCTATTAAATTACACGTGATTAAAATAATACAAATTACAATACACGGAATAACCATTAAATGCGGTAAGAATTGGAAAGTTTTATACCCATCTTCAATTAATGTCCCTAACGATGCTTGTGGCGCTTGTAGACCGATTCCAATAAAGCTTAAAAATGCTTCAAAGAAAATAGCACTAGGAATAGTAAACATTGTATTGATAATGATTATACCTGATAGATTCGGTAATAAATGTTTAAATAATAACCTTCCATTCTTCGCCCCTAATGTACGGGAAGCAAGTATAAATTCCTGGTCTTTTAATTTCAGTACCTGTCCCCTAACGACCCTGGCCATACCTATCCAACCGGTA encodes:
- a CDS encoding VOC family protein → MIKWKLLFVGRDGISPELPFFIEWDESDEWRKQDLEKSNAIADHPIGDIALESIGFAVENGAEIAASWSELLGVKVGNSFIDRELDATGYPLLIPGGNFIFYEPNVNGKVESFLQTKGEKPFMVQFSGGERKTINFSGALYRFG
- a CDS encoding VOC family protein; protein product: MSFLFDHFVHVVNDPQIAMERCKELGIHAVQGGRHENLGTYNALSYFGLSYIEFIDVFSEQLANEAAKVNHGLIKSVLDEKEEGAVRVALRSKDLQADTERFASLGFEVNGPTLGQTEV
- a CDS encoding Z1 domain-containing protein, giving the protein MQQVKTHTTGMFYTYLKEKNTYSNETMHCIEKTLENLLRYGTTLNRPGMLLGKIQSGKTRTFIGLSGLAMDNGFDVIIVLTKGTRALARQTLQRLYLEFAGIEDEDVLQIHDIMSMPENLIEYELQQKQMIVVKKETNNLKRLEEVLSIRYPTLATKKTLIIDDEADFASIGFSKTKREITEINVIAGQIDSLRRNLTDVSFLQVTATPYSLYLQPETLKVDGSTKVFEPVKPVFTELVPVPNEYIGGEYYFGDSKIGDSISSNIYEPINEGELIALKKPDRRRFKLEEALQSNKIASLRNSIIHFVVGGVMRRIQQKQQGTRMNKYSFIIHTEQSKLSHEWQETIVLEVKRHLQQAANTQPELLLNFIKTSFENMKKSLTSLGAEIPSFAEVQFETLWALQKDHLLISKVNSETDINQLLDNSGQLKLRAPLNIFIGGQILDRGITIANLIGFYYGRNPRRFQQDTVLQHSRMYGFRPKEDLAVTRFYTTKEIYNVMMKIHEFDAGLRKAFEQGGQDQGVVFIQQDLRNEIIPCSPNKLLLSKTTTLRPYKRMLPVGFQTGYKTYISQIVEKIDRAIGESGKKDGVAFLIRLDNAKKIIRTIAKTFDDNTGPSWDVKAFLASMEYLSRHTDSDYQGHVWCIVKRGRNMSRIRPGSDRYEDAPDTPAGEKGELRIAKQVATDIPALLLLR
- a CDS encoding DUF3899 domain-containing protein, whose product is MLKKVFLWVGILQLLIIIFTLFMYKKLELLSYINVAFVIGSIFLLISLTLFVIKGRFFDVVFFSFQNIFSRMEDKDRSPLSKLVPQNYSALFIASIVTIIIMLAALLLQTS
- a CDS encoding ABC transporter ATP-binding protein — encoded protein: MAEKLIEVKNLKQYFNEGKAKEVRAVDDISFDIYKGETLGLVGESGCGKSTTGRTMIRLYNATDGEVLYKGTNVHGKKSKEDLKQFNRKMQMIFQDPYASLNPRMKVSDIIAEGIDIHGLAKTTGERMEKVYELLETVGLNREHATRFPHEFSGGQRQRIGIARALAVEPEFIIADEPISALDVSIQAQVVNLLKKLQHEKQLTYLFIAHDLSMVKYISDRIGVMYFGKLVELAPAEDLYRNPLHPYTKSLLSAIPLPDPEYERSRTRESYDPRIHQYKESDEVAMREVSPGHFVYCSEEEFKNYKTEYNK
- a CDS encoding ABC transporter ATP-binding protein translates to MKKILEVKDLNISFHTFAGEVQAIRGVNFELNEGETLAIVGESGSGKSVTTKSIMKLLTSNAEIKSGEINFNNQNLISASEKEMQKIRGKDISMIFQDPMTSLNPTMTIGKQIMEPLIKHRNLSKSAAREKAIELLDLVGIPKPDIRIKQYPHQFSGGMRQRVVIAIALACAPKILIADEPTTALDVTIQGQILDLMKDLQKQIETSIIFITHDLGVVANVADRVAVMYGGKIVEVGTVDEIFYNPQHPYTWGLISSMPSLDTKDEELFVIPGTPPDLLHPPKGDAFAPRNKYAMKIDLEEEPPMFKISDTHFAATWLLHSNAPKVEPPLAVKERWDKFHNNQTSSSDGGK